A stretch of the Malus domestica chromosome 08, GDT2T_hap1 genome encodes the following:
- the LOC139198063 gene encoding uncharacterized protein has protein sequence MDQSNVGVVKQHVEKPEKFKAVDFKHDSLYDDYSSYKTAKALWESLDKKSEVASSKKFVIGKFLNYKMSDAKSVVKQVEELQVIVHELDEENLGLIEGFVVGSIIEKLPSNWKDFKIYLNHLTEDMSMDQLILKLRMEEDHHRNENYDVLSLEAKANVVEGGDSHKERHNLKNKGKAVAKKVLTFVKAKTFKKIKEGCWVCGKTRHRAKDCRHKKDQNSENSNQVNVAKDKFVAVLSEVNLLTNSNDWWIDTGATRHVYADQNLFVTY, from the exons ATGGATCAATCAAATGTTGGTGTCGTCAAGCAACACGTTGAGAAACCTGAGAAATTCAAGGCAGTTGATTTCAAAC ATGACTCTCTGTATGATGATTATTCATCATATAAGACAGCCAAAGCACTGTGGGAGTCTCTGGACAAGAAGTCTGAAGTGGCAAGTTCTAAGAAGTTTGTAATTGGAAAATTTCTGAATTACAAGATGAGTGACGCAAAGTCTGTTGTCAAACAAGTTGAAGAACTCCAAGTGATTGTTCATGAGTTAGATGAAGAAAATCTTGGTCTGATAGAAGGTTTTGTGGTTGGCTCTATAATAGAGAAACTGCCTTCAAATTGGAAGGACTTTAAGATTTATCTGAATCATCTAACTGAGGACATGAGTATGGATCAATTGATTCTCAAACTGCGTATGGAAGAGGATCATCACAGAAATGAGAATTATGATGTCTTATCGCTGGAGGCAAAAGCCAATGTTGTGGAAGGAGGTGACTCACACAAGGAAAGGCATAATCTAAAAAACAAAGGCAAGGCTGTTGCAAAGAAAGTACTCACGTTTGTGAAAGCGAAAACcttcaagaaaatcaaagaaGGTTGCTGGGTTTGTGGAAAGACTCGTCATAGGGCAAAGGATTGCCGCCACAAGAAAGATCAGAATTCTGAGAATTCCAATCAAGTAAACGTTGCAAAAGACAAGTTTGTTGCAGTTCTATCTGAAGTCAATTTATTGACTAATTCCAATGACTGGTGGATTGATACAGGAGCAACAAGGCATGTGTATGCTGATCAGAATTTGTTTGTTACTTACTAA